The Amycolatopsis sp. NBC_01480 genome segment CCGGTCGTGGGCACGGGTGGTCGCGGCGCCCGGCCCACGCCCGGAATTCGTTTCGCCGGCTATCCACTGGGTTTCTTCGGAGGGCACCCATGATCTTCATCGTCGTCAAGTTCACGATCCGCCCCGAGCGGGGTGAAGACTGGCTCGGCCTGGTCGAGGACTTCACCCTCGCCACCCGCCGCGAGCCGGGCAACCTGTTCTTCGAGTGGTCCCGCAGTGTCGATGTGCCGAACCAGTTCGTCCTGGTCGAAGCCTTCGCCTCCCCCGAGGCCGGCTCCGCGCACGTCGGCTCGGCCCATTTCAAGACCGCGATGGGCTGGATGCCGGGCGTCATCGCCCGCACCCCGGAGATCGTCAGCGTCGACACCCCCGGCACCGGCTGGGGCCCGATGGGCGAACTGCGCATCGACTGAGCCCGCGCCCGTCCGGGCCGGACTCCGTTGTTCCGCCCCAATGTGGCGTTGGTTGCGTTGAGCCTGGATCCACCGATGATCTTGGTGGTGGGTCGTGTCGTGGATGCGCAGATGCCCTCTGACTTGGGATGATTGTTCTTGCGACGGAACAAGAGTCCACGAGTGGGAGGGCATCTGCTGATGCGATCGTCTCATATGGCTGGCGCGTTGTCGGTGCGCTGTGATGATCCGGATCTCGTGTCGCAGGCTGGTGTGGTTCCGGTGATGCGGCTGGCCGAGCACGCCGGGCTGGCGGATGTGGCCGACGAGCTGCTGACCCTGGGTGGCACGAAAGGGTCGAACGCGGGGGCGAAGATCGCCTCGATCGTGGCGGGCATGGTCGCCGGCGCGGACTCGATCGACGATCTGGATGTGCTGCGCCACGGCGGGTTACCGGCCCTGTTCGGCGGGATCCGGGCGCCGTCGACGCTGGGCACGTTCCTGCGGCATTTCACGATCGGGCACGTGGCGCAGCTGGAGAGAACGGCCGGGCAGGTCCTGGCCCGTCTCGGTGAGCTGGCCCCGGGTGTGCTGCCGGTGCCGGAGGCGGCCGGGCGGCCGGTGTTCCTCGATCTGGACTCCAAGATCAGCCAGGTGTTCGGGCGGAGCAAAGAAGGCGCGGCGTTCGGCTATACCAAGGTCCGCGGGCTGAACTTCCTCGCCGCCACCCTCTCCGGCGGCCGGGACCGGAGCGCGCCGGTGATCACCGGCACCCGGTTGCGCGGCGGCAACGCCGACACCCGCCGCGGCGCGGCGTCGTTCCTGCGGCAGAACCTGACCACCGCGGCCCACGCCCTGGGGACAGGACAGAAACTGTGGGTGCGCATGGATTCCGGGTTCTACGTCGGGAAAGTCATCAAGACCGTCACCGACGCCGGGCACTGGTTCAGCGTCACCGCGCCGCAACGCCAACCGATCCGCGCCGCGATCGCCGCGATCCCCGAGACCGCCTGGACAACCATCACCTACGACCAACCGGTCCACGACGGCGAGACCGGGACACGGATCCACACCGCCGAGATCGCCCTCACCCGCTACACCGCGTTCACGAATCCCACCACCCAGCGCGGACAACGGATCACCGCCGACCTGGTCGTGCGCCGCACCCCCGCCCACACCCCAGAAGAGGCGCCGGGACTGTTCACCGCCTGGCGCTACCAGGCCATCTTCACCAACTATCCCGCCGGCCCGGCGGCCATCGAGGCCCACCACCGCGCCCGCGCCGGGGCCATCGAGCAGGTCTTCGCCGACCTGTCCGACGCCGCCCTCGCCCACTTCCCCTCCGGCCGCTTCGCTGCCAACGCCGCCTGGCTCACCCTCTCCGCCCTCACCCACAACCTCCTGCGCGCCGCAGGCCACCTCGCCTCCACCTTCCACGCCAAAGCCAGAACCGGCACCATCCGCCGCCACCTCATCCACCTCGCCTCCCACATCACCCGCACCCCCTCCGGCCAGATCGTGCTGCACCTGCCCCGCAACTGGCCCTGGGCAGCCCCCTTCACCACCCTGTTCACCA includes the following:
- a CDS encoding putative quinol monooxygenase, with translation MIFIVVKFTIRPERGEDWLGLVEDFTLATRREPGNLFFEWSRSVDVPNQFVLVEAFASPEAGSAHVGSAHFKTAMGWMPGVIARTPEIVSVDTPGTGWGPMGELRID
- a CDS encoding IS1380 family transposase, translating into MAGALSVRCDDPDLVSQAGVVPVMRLAEHAGLADVADELLTLGGTKGSNAGAKIASIVAGMVAGADSIDDLDVLRHGGLPALFGGIRAPSTLGTFLRHFTIGHVAQLERTAGQVLARLGELAPGVLPVPEAAGRPVFLDLDSKISQVFGRSKEGAAFGYTKVRGLNFLAATLSGGRDRSAPVITGTRLRGGNADTRRGAASFLRQNLTTAAHALGTGQKLWVRMDSGFYVGKVIKTVTDAGHWFSVTAPQRQPIRAAIAAIPETAWTTITYDQPVHDGETGTRIHTAEIALTRYTAFTNPTTQRGQRITADLVVRRTPAHTPEEAPGLFTAWRYQAIFTNYPAGPAAIEAHHRARAGAIEQVFADLSDAALAHFPSGRFAANAAWLTLSALTHNLLRAAGHLASTFHAKARTGTIRRHLIHLASHITRTPSGQIVLHLPRNWPWAAPFTTLFTSTHPPPHPA